Proteins from one Candidatus Sulfotelmatobacter sp. genomic window:
- a CDS encoding RNA methyltransferase, which produces MPTPLSPHNPRIEAVRDLRTPKGRRAAGRFAAEGPTLLEEARRSGTRPCEIYLSETALGRFDAGVYEADGVPVHVLPDRVAARLSDVETPSGIVAVFDLPAAGPATILARPGPVLLLAGVSDPGNAGTLVRSAEAFGAAGVLFGRGGADPFAPKVVRAAMGSIFRLPVAAVDADELLALAAAAERPVVATDLDGEDLRVVGIPANAVVAIGNERRGVRDWLPRWDRAVRIPQCDTTESLNAAVAGSIVLYESARVK; this is translated from the coding sequence GTGCCGACCCCGCTGAGCCCGCACAACCCGCGCATCGAGGCCGTCCGTGACCTGCGCACGCCCAAGGGCCGGCGCGCCGCCGGCCGGTTCGCGGCCGAGGGCCCCACCCTCTTGGAAGAGGCCCGTCGCAGCGGGACGCGTCCGTGCGAGATCTACCTCAGCGAAACGGCGCTCGGTCGCTTCGACGCCGGGGTCTACGAAGCCGACGGCGTCCCGGTCCACGTCCTCCCCGACCGGGTCGCGGCCCGGCTCTCGGACGTCGAGACGCCCAGCGGGATCGTCGCGGTGTTCGACCTGCCGGCCGCCGGGCCGGCCACGATCCTGGCTCGGCCGGGGCCGGTCCTGCTGCTGGCAGGGGTGAGCGACCCCGGCAACGCGGGCACGCTGGTGCGCTCGGCCGAAGCGTTCGGCGCCGCCGGCGTGCTGTTCGGGCGCGGCGGCGCCGATCCGTTCGCGCCCAAGGTGGTGCGCGCGGCGATGGGCTCGATCTTCCGGCTGCCGGTCGCGGCGGTCGACGCCGACGAGTTGTTGGCGCTGGCGGCAGCAGCCGAGCGCCCAGTCGTGGCGACCGACCTCGACGGCGAGGACCTGCGCGTCGTGGGCATTCCGGCGAACGCCGTCGTTGCAATCGGGAACGAGCGGCGGGGCGTTCGCGACTGGCTGCCCCGCTGGGACCGCGCGGTGCGGATCCCGCAATGCGACACAACCGAGAGCTTGAACGCGGCGGTCGCCGGCAGCATCGTTCTCTACGAGTCCGCGCGTGTCAAGTAG
- the pheT gene encoding phenylalanine--tRNA ligase subunit beta, translating to MRVPLAWLRDYVELPTDVEAIVAKLAALGFPVDEIETRPELTNVVVGTLTKVAPHPNADRLQLCTVDVGAERPLTIATAATNVAAGQTVPVARIGAKLAGGLEIAPRKMRGVDSEGMLCSAEELALPAEWFEDGILQLDAGLAPGTDAIAYFRLCEPVLDVDVTPNRPDALSIVGLARELAAAFGKRLREPQSSVGYSDGPEDARVTIETVDCKRFVFQRVSGLRVRPAKTWMRLRLALAGQRPINNVVDISNFAMLELGQPLHFFDNDRIVGHHLVVRDAIAGETFTTLDDQTRTLDPRNIVICDDEGPTSLAGVMGGLRSEVVASTTEVLIESAAWTGPRIRRSSSALKLRTEASSRFEKSLPVALADVGAARAARLLEQEGGSVRMPRAAGRPAPDPAPVVLPAGEVERLLGFTVTPEEIERALTSLGFEVKRVEDGLRVQPPYWRADILIPADLVEEVARVVGYDRVQASVPAVAAQDIDSADFEREMQLAATLEGLGYTEAISLSLQPASVADTWRENGVSVPDVVEISNPLSEDQRWMRFSIAPALLEFAARDRAVRPYRVFELGHVFADGKPEPLERVELTVVHSGDEHAFGQLSSDVLALLRRALGVQPSVEVGTYPSLHPGKTAALRVGEQVVGYVGVVDPRLAHAYGVGASTTLATVFVDALPARTVPHYTPPSKFPPLDRDLAVVVPVNVLAGDLVAAVREEPLVAAARPFDEYRGPQVGEGRKSLALHIVLQSREATLTEEQADTAMAAILSRLRERFGAQPRT from the coding sequence ATGCGCGTTCCGCTGGCGTGGCTGCGCGACTACGTCGAGCTGCCCACCGACGTCGAAGCGATCGTGGCGAAGCTGGCCGCGCTCGGCTTTCCGGTCGACGAGATCGAGACCCGGCCCGAGCTGACCAACGTCGTCGTCGGCACCCTGACCAAGGTCGCGCCGCACCCCAACGCCGATCGCCTGCAGTTGTGCACGGTCGACGTCGGCGCGGAGCGGCCGCTGACGATCGCGACCGCCGCGACCAACGTCGCCGCGGGCCAGACGGTGCCGGTGGCGCGCATCGGCGCGAAGTTGGCCGGCGGCCTCGAGATCGCGCCGCGCAAGATGCGCGGCGTCGACTCCGAGGGGATGCTGTGCTCCGCCGAGGAGCTGGCGCTGCCGGCCGAGTGGTTCGAGGACGGCATCCTGCAGCTCGATGCGGGGCTGGCGCCCGGGACCGACGCGATCGCATACTTCCGGCTGTGCGAACCGGTGCTCGACGTGGACGTCACGCCGAACCGGCCCGACGCGCTCTCGATCGTCGGGCTGGCGCGCGAGCTGGCCGCCGCGTTCGGCAAGCGTTTGCGCGAGCCGCAGTCGAGCGTCGGCTACAGCGACGGCCCCGAGGACGCGCGCGTCACCATCGAGACCGTCGACTGCAAGCGGTTCGTGTTCCAACGCGTGAGCGGCCTGCGCGTGCGTCCGGCCAAGACCTGGATGCGGCTGCGCCTGGCGCTGGCCGGCCAGCGCCCGATCAACAACGTCGTCGACATCTCGAACTTCGCGATGCTCGAGCTGGGCCAGCCGCTGCACTTCTTCGACAACGACCGCATCGTCGGACACCATCTGGTGGTGCGCGACGCGATCGCCGGCGAGACGTTCACCACGCTCGACGACCAAACGCGCACGCTCGATCCGCGCAACATCGTCATCTGCGACGACGAGGGGCCGACCTCGCTGGCCGGCGTCATGGGCGGACTGCGCAGCGAAGTCGTCGCGAGCACGACCGAGGTGCTGATCGAGTCGGCCGCCTGGACCGGCCCGCGCATCCGCCGCTCGTCGTCCGCGCTCAAGCTGCGCACCGAAGCCTCCTCGCGGTTCGAGAAATCGCTGCCGGTCGCGCTGGCCGACGTCGGCGCCGCGCGCGCGGCGCGGCTGCTCGAACAAGAGGGCGGCAGCGTGCGGATGCCGCGCGCGGCGGGCCGCCCCGCGCCCGATCCCGCGCCGGTCGTGCTGCCGGCGGGCGAGGTCGAACGGCTGTTGGGCTTCACCGTCACGCCCGAGGAGATCGAGCGCGCCTTGACCTCGCTCGGCTTCGAGGTCAAACGCGTCGAGGACGGGCTGCGGGTGCAGCCGCCGTACTGGCGCGCCGATATTCTCATCCCGGCCGACCTGGTCGAAGAGGTGGCGCGAGTCGTCGGCTACGACCGCGTGCAGGCCAGCGTGCCGGCGGTGGCGGCGCAAGACATCGACAGCGCCGACTTCGAGCGCGAGATGCAGTTGGCGGCGACGCTCGAAGGCCTCGGCTACACCGAAGCGATCTCGCTCTCGCTCCAGCCGGCGAGCGTCGCCGACACGTGGCGCGAAAACGGCGTGAGCGTCCCCGATGTGGTCGAGATCAGCAACCCGCTCAGCGAAGACCAGCGCTGGATGCGGTTCTCGATCGCGCCGGCTTTGCTCGAGTTCGCCGCGCGCGATCGCGCGGTGCGGCCGTATCGCGTCTTCGAGCTCGGACACGTCTTCGCCGACGGAAAGCCCGAGCCGCTGGAGCGCGTCGAGCTGACGGTCGTGCACAGCGGCGACGAGCACGCCTTCGGGCAGCTCAGCTCCGACGTGCTGGCGCTGCTGCGCCGCGCGCTCGGCGTCCAGCCGTCCGTCGAAGTCGGCACATACCCCTCGCTCCATCCCGGCAAGACCGCCGCGCTGCGCGTCGGCGAGCAGGTCGTCGGCTACGTCGGCGTCGTCGATCCGCGTTTGGCGCACGCCTACGGCGTCGGCGCGTCGACGACGCTCGCGACGGTCTTCGTCGACGCGCTCCCCGCGCGCACGGTGCCGCACTACACGCCGCCCTCGAAGTTCCCGCCGCTCGACCGCGACCTGGCCGTGGTCGTCCCGGTGAACGTGCTGGCCGGCGACCTCGTGGCCGCGGTGCGTGAAGAACCGCTGGTCGCCGCCGCGCGCCCGTTCGACGAGTACCGCGGGCCGCAGGTCGGCGAGGGCCGCAAGTCGCTGGCGTTGCACATCGTGCTGCAGAGCCGCGAAGCGACGCTGACCGAGGAGCAGGCCGACACCGCGATGGCCGCGATCCTCAGCCGCCTGCGCGAGCGGTTCGGAGCCCAACCGCGCACGTGA
- a CDS encoding type II 3-dehydroquinate dehydratase translates to MKILVVNGPNLNLLGEREPAVYGTATLADLERAIRKRCKKYGWKVKFFQSNHEGAIIDELHARRAWADAVLINPAAFTHYSWALRDAILAIQVPTVEVHLSDLDARAEREEFRRLSVVRDVCVARFTGRGIDSYLDALDFLVAPTETP, encoded by the coding sequence ATGAAGATCCTCGTCGTCAACGGCCCCAACCTCAACCTGCTGGGCGAACGTGAGCCGGCGGTGTACGGGACGGCCACGCTCGCGGACCTCGAGCGCGCGATCCGCAAGCGCTGCAAGAAGTACGGCTGGAAGGTCAAGTTCTTCCAGTCCAACCACGAAGGCGCGATCATCGACGAGCTGCACGCGCGGCGCGCCTGGGCCGACGCGGTGCTGATCAACCCCGCCGCGTTCACCCACTACTCGTGGGCGCTGCGCGACGCGATTCTCGCGATCCAGGTCCCGACGGTGGAAGTCCACCTCTCCGATCTCGATGCGCGCGCCGAGCGCGAGGAGTTTCGCCGCCTGTCGGTCGTGCGCGACGTCTGCGTCGCGCGCTTCACCGGCCGCGGCATCGACTCGTACCTCGACGCGCTCGACTTCCTCGTCGCGCCCACCGAAACACCGTGA
- a CDS encoding CvpA family protein, with amino-acid sequence MITWPDLVVAAFALLFVLKGWKRGFVAEIGGFVALACAVWAALLYRGSLDDLVERTLHLGPGSAHVVGMAAFAVFVYVVLMVLSSVLSRIAKLPVIGIGNSVGGALIGVLKVLLVTWAVVYVVLFFPIPRDLRTDLRHSTVIAALSEHNGQVDGMVKNALPWFVKPFAEPLFARHRS; translated from the coding sequence GTGATCACCTGGCCCGACCTGGTCGTCGCGGCGTTTGCGCTGCTGTTCGTCCTCAAGGGATGGAAGCGCGGGTTCGTCGCCGAGATCGGCGGGTTCGTCGCGCTGGCCTGCGCGGTGTGGGCCGCGCTGCTGTATCGCGGTTCGCTCGACGACCTGGTCGAACGCACGCTGCACCTGGGCCCGGGCTCCGCGCACGTCGTCGGGATGGCCGCCTTCGCCGTCTTCGTCTACGTCGTGCTGATGGTGCTCTCGTCGGTGCTCTCGCGGATCGCGAAGCTGCCGGTCATCGGGATCGGCAACAGCGTCGGCGGCGCGCTGATCGGCGTGCTCAAGGTGCTCTTGGTGACCTGGGCCGTCGTCTACGTCGTGCTGTTCTTCCCGATCCCGCGCGACCTGCGCACCGATCTACGCCACTCGACGGTCATCGCGGCGTTGAGCGAGCACAACGGCCAAGTCGACGGCATGGTGAAGAACGCGCTGCCCTGGTTCGTCAAGCCGTTCGCCGAACCGCTCTTCGCCCGCCACCGGTCCTGA
- a CDS encoding NAD-dependent epimerase/dehydratase family protein has product MPVLVTGATGFIGRSVVRELRRRTHVVRGLARSDEAERTVRSLGAEPVRGSLASLDVLRAEAAHADAVLHCGFDYSGEGVALERAALEVLLDALPPGRPFVYTSGVWVYGSRGDAHLDESSPLTPLPIVAWRPAHEQLVLEQASRLRAIVVRPGIVYGDGGGIPGQMVEQARAGTLRIVGDGENRWPTVRHDALGELYGLFVDHRDARGVYNAVRGASVPYGEIANAAARAAGVDAAVASISLDEGRALLGPFADALVADQLIDAGKAERDLGWSPHRPTLLEELANSVVV; this is encoded by the coding sequence ATGCCGGTCTTGGTCACGGGGGCCACGGGTTTCATCGGTCGAAGCGTCGTGCGCGAGCTGCGCCGTCGCACGCACGTCGTGCGCGGCCTCGCGCGCAGCGACGAAGCGGAACGCACGGTGCGTTCGCTCGGCGCGGAGCCGGTACGCGGTTCGCTCGCGTCGCTCGACGTGCTGCGCGCCGAGGCCGCGCACGCCGACGCCGTCCTGCACTGCGGGTTCGACTACAGCGGCGAGGGCGTCGCGCTGGAACGCGCCGCGCTCGAAGTGCTGCTCGACGCGCTGCCGCCGGGTCGTCCCTTCGTCTACACCAGCGGCGTGTGGGTGTACGGCTCGCGCGGCGACGCGCACCTCGACGAGAGCTCGCCGCTCACGCCGCTGCCGATCGTGGCCTGGCGTCCGGCGCACGAGCAGCTGGTCCTCGAGCAAGCCAGCCGGCTGCGCGCGATCGTCGTGCGGCCGGGGATCGTGTACGGCGACGGCGGCGGGATTCCGGGCCAGATGGTCGAGCAGGCGCGCGCGGGGACGCTGCGCATCGTCGGCGACGGCGAAAACCGTTGGCCGACCGTGCGGCACGACGCGCTGGGCGAGCTGTACGGCTTGTTCGTCGACCATCGCGACGCGCGCGGCGTCTACAACGCGGTGCGCGGCGCGTCGGTGCCGTACGGCGAGATCGCGAACGCGGCCGCCCGCGCCGCCGGGGTCGACGCGGCGGTCGCTTCGATCTCGCTCGACGAGGGACGCGCGCTGCTCGGACCGTTCGCCGATGCGCTCGTCGCCGACCAGCTGATCGACGCCGGCAAAGCCGAACGAGATCTGGGGTGGTCGCCGCATCGTCCGACGCTGCTCGAAGAGCTGGCCAACTCCGTCGTCGTCTGA
- a CDS encoding aldo/keto reductase has translation MTARRLGREGPAVGPIALGCMGMSEFYTPVPEREAIATIHRALELGVTLIDTSDMYGRGENEKLVGRALRNRREHAVLATKTGMLRRADDPSWRGRDGRPAYVRAAIDASLRRLGVDHVDLYYLHRVDPQVPIEETVGAMAELVRAGKVRRLGLSETTADQLRRAAAVAPIAALQSEYSLFTRDVEQNGVLAAARALGVTLVAYAPLGRGLLTGAVRETATLADDDLRRRVPRFDDANLAHNLALVDALAALARERGCTPAQLALAWVLTQGEDVVALPGSERVTHLEENARAADVVLDPATLARIEAALPPGAAAGGRIR, from the coding sequence GTGACCGCGCGCCGGCTCGGCCGCGAGGGACCCGCGGTCGGCCCGATCGCGCTGGGCTGCATGGGGATGTCGGAGTTCTACACGCCCGTCCCCGAGCGCGAGGCGATCGCGACCATCCATCGCGCGCTCGAGCTGGGCGTCACGCTGATCGACACCTCCGACATGTACGGCCGCGGCGAGAACGAGAAGCTGGTCGGCCGCGCGCTGCGCAACCGCCGCGAGCACGCGGTGCTGGCCACGAAGACGGGGATGCTGCGACGCGCCGACGACCCGTCCTGGCGCGGTCGCGACGGTCGCCCCGCGTACGTCCGCGCGGCGATCGACGCGTCGCTGCGGCGGCTGGGCGTCGACCACGTCGATCTGTACTATTTGCATCGCGTCGACCCGCAGGTGCCGATCGAAGAGACGGTCGGCGCGATGGCCGAGCTGGTGCGGGCCGGCAAAGTGCGCCGGCTCGGCCTCTCCGAGACGACCGCCGATCAGCTGCGCCGCGCGGCCGCCGTCGCGCCGATCGCGGCGCTGCAGAGCGAGTACTCGTTGTTCACCCGCGACGTCGAACAGAACGGCGTGCTGGCCGCGGCGCGCGCGCTCGGCGTGACGCTGGTCGCCTACGCGCCGCTGGGCCGCGGGCTGCTCACCGGCGCCGTTCGCGAGACGGCAACGCTGGCCGACGACGACCTGCGCCGGCGCGTCCCGCGCTTCGACGACGCCAACCTCGCGCACAACTTGGCCTTGGTCGACGCGCTGGCCGCGCTGGCGCGCGAACGCGGCTGCACGCCCGCGCAGCTGGCGCTGGCGTGGGTGCTGACGCAGGGCGAGGACGTCGTCGCGCTGCCCGGCTCCGAACGCGTCACGCACCTCGAGGAGAACGCGCGCGCGGCGGACGTCGTGCTCGACCCCGCGACGCTGGCCCGCATCGAGGCGGCACTCCCGCCGGGCGCGGCCGCCGGCGGACGGATTCGCTAG
- the pheS gene encoding phenylalanine--tRNA ligase subunit alpha: protein MSELETTLAALAARFDAAVAAASDAAALDEVRVAFLGRSGEVTAVRRGIGALPVAERPGAGKIINAAVEQLEAKLALAQQRVERAALDASLSETIDVTFPGPPAQIGALHPVRRVAIEIARYFTRHGFAIVLGPEIETDANNFDALNIPPDHPAREGLDSFYLRPDLLLRTHTSPMQVRSMRKHGPPIAVIVPGKAYRRDAVDARHLYMFHQVEGLLVGHGVHFGHLKGMLVGMCRELFGPEADVRFRPSFFPFTEPSAEVDVNCPACHGAGGACRTCGGSGWIEIGGSGMVHPNVLRAVGYDPDQVSGWAFGCGLERIAMKRYDVDDIRAFIENAPGFAEGLS from the coding sequence ATGAGTGAACTCGAAACGACCCTCGCGGCATTGGCCGCGCGGTTCGACGCGGCCGTCGCCGCGGCGTCGGACGCGGCCGCGCTCGACGAGGTGCGCGTCGCCTTCCTCGGCCGCAGCGGCGAGGTGACCGCGGTGCGCCGCGGCATCGGTGCGCTGCCGGTCGCCGAACGTCCCGGTGCGGGCAAGATCATCAACGCCGCCGTCGAGCAGCTCGAAGCGAAGCTGGCGCTCGCGCAGCAGCGCGTCGAGCGCGCGGCGCTCGACGCCTCGCTGAGCGAGACGATCGACGTCACCTTCCCCGGGCCGCCGGCGCAGATCGGCGCGCTGCACCCGGTGCGCCGCGTCGCGATCGAGATCGCCCGCTACTTCACCCGCCACGGCTTCGCGATCGTGCTCGGTCCGGAGATCGAGACCGACGCCAACAACTTCGACGCGCTCAACATCCCGCCCGATCATCCCGCGCGCGAAGGACTCGACTCGTTCTACCTGCGCCCCGACCTGCTGCTGCGCACGCACACCTCGCCGATGCAGGTGCGCTCGATGCGCAAGCACGGGCCGCCGATCGCCGTCATCGTGCCGGGCAAAGCGTATCGCCGCGACGCGGTCGACGCGCGCCACCTCTACATGTTCCACCAGGTCGAGGGACTGCTGGTCGGGCACGGCGTGCACTTCGGGCACCTCAAAGGGATGCTCGTCGGCATGTGCCGCGAGCTGTTCGGTCCCGAGGCCGACGTCCGCTTCCGCCCCTCGTTCTTCCCGTTCACCGAACCGTCGGCCGAAGTCGACGTCAACTGTCCGGCCTGTCACGGCGCGGGCGGCGCATGCCGCACCTGCGGCGGCAGCGGCTGGATCGAGATCGGCGGCAGCGGGATGGTGCATCCCAACGTGCTGCGCGCCGTCGGCTACGACCCCGACCAGGTCTCGGGTTGGGCCTTCGGCTGCGGTCTCGAGCGGATCGCGATGAAGCGGTACGACGTCGACGACATCCGCGCGTTCATCGAGAACGCACCGGGATTCGCGGAGGGACTGTCCTAG
- a CDS encoding glycoside hydrolase family 15 protein translates to MSRPLEEYALIGDLRSAALINRYGTIEWLCLPRFDSPACFASLLGSGRNGFWRLAPTFGVQDVKREYRPDSMVLQTTYVCETGKVRVIDAMLPWSESPRVVRYVICDEGSVDMRMRMRIRFDYGETIPWVHRRGGATVAVAGPDAVVLHTDIEVHGENHSTVADFTVATGQRVGFDLAYFRSYDEAPGPANVRDQLERTDAFWRQWASGCTYEGPHREAVVRSLLTLKALSYDGIGAVIAAPTTSLPERLGGVRNWDYRYCWLRDATFVLVAFLNAGYDAEAYAWRGWLLRAVAGAPARLQILYGIGGERRVPEYELPHLAGYADSKPVRVGNAASEQLQLDVYGEVVDVMYQAHRAGLLPSANEWALTRAVVDAVAERWCEPDHGLWEVRGESRHFVHSKVLAWVAIDRAIRSVEETTTLDGPVDEWRALRERIHADVCEHGFDAAQNTFVQYYGATCLDASALLMPLVGFLPHDDPRVQGTLKAIEERLLVDGFVHRYEQVDAGVDGLPAGEGAFIACSFWLIDNYVLAGRDEDARDMFARLLAIRNDVGLLSEEYDTHERRLLGNFPQAFSHVGLVNSAFNLAKGAAAQQRADGGPIEPP, encoded by the coding sequence ATGTCCCGCCCCTTGGAAGAGTACGCGCTGATCGGCGATCTTCGCTCGGCGGCGTTGATCAATCGGTACGGGACCATCGAGTGGCTCTGCCTGCCGCGGTTCGACTCGCCGGCGTGCTTCGCGTCGCTGCTGGGCAGCGGCCGGAACGGCTTTTGGCGCCTCGCGCCGACCTTCGGCGTGCAGGACGTCAAGCGCGAGTACCGGCCCGACAGCATGGTGCTGCAGACGACCTACGTGTGCGAGACCGGGAAGGTCCGCGTCATCGACGCGATGCTGCCGTGGAGCGAATCACCACGGGTCGTGCGCTACGTCATCTGCGACGAGGGCAGCGTCGATATGCGGATGCGCATGCGCATCCGCTTCGACTACGGCGAGACCATACCGTGGGTGCACCGTCGCGGCGGCGCGACGGTGGCGGTAGCCGGCCCCGACGCGGTCGTCCTGCACACCGACATCGAGGTGCACGGCGAGAACCACTCGACCGTCGCCGACTTCACCGTCGCCACGGGGCAGCGGGTCGGCTTCGACCTCGCGTACTTCCGCTCGTACGACGAGGCGCCGGGCCCGGCCAACGTGCGCGACCAGCTCGAGCGGACGGACGCGTTCTGGCGCCAGTGGGCTAGCGGCTGCACCTACGAGGGCCCGCACCGCGAGGCGGTGGTGCGCTCCTTGCTGACGCTCAAGGCGCTCTCGTACGACGGGATCGGCGCGGTGATCGCCGCGCCGACGACCTCGCTGCCGGAGCGGCTGGGCGGCGTGCGCAACTGGGACTACCGCTACTGCTGGCTGCGCGACGCGACCTTCGTGCTGGTCGCGTTCCTCAACGCCGGCTATGACGCCGAGGCCTACGCGTGGCGCGGTTGGCTCTTGCGCGCCGTCGCCGGGGCGCCGGCGCGCCTGCAGATCCTGTACGGCATCGGCGGCGAGCGGCGCGTCCCCGAATACGAGCTGCCGCACCTGGCCGGCTACGCCGACTCCAAACCGGTTCGCGTCGGCAACGCCGCGAGCGAACAGCTGCAGCTGGACGTGTACGGCGAGGTGGTCGACGTCATGTACCAGGCGCACCGCGCCGGACTCTTGCCCTCGGCGAACGAGTGGGCGCTCACGCGGGCGGTCGTCGACGCGGTGGCGGAGCGCTGGTGCGAGCCGGATCACGGCCTGTGGGAGGTGCGCGGCGAGTCCCGTCATTTCGTGCACTCGAAGGTGCTGGCATGGGTGGCGATCGACCGCGCGATCCGCTCGGTCGAGGAGACGACGACGCTCGACGGGCCGGTCGACGAGTGGCGCGCGCTGCGCGAGCGCATCCACGCCGACGTGTGCGAGCACGGCTTCGACGCCGCGCAGAACACTTTCGTCCAATACTACGGTGCGACGTGCCTCGATGCCAGCGCGCTGCTCATGCCACTGGTCGGGTTCTTGCCGCACGACGATCCGCGCGTGCAAGGCACGCTCAAGGCCATCGAGGAGCGGCTGCTGGTCGACGGGTTCGTGCACCGCTACGAACAGGTCGACGCCGGGGTGGACGGGCTGCCGGCCGGCGAGGGCGCGTTCATCGCGTGCAGCTTTTGGCTGATCGACAACTACGTGCTGGCCGGCCGCGACGAAGACGCGCGCGACATGTTCGCCCGTCTGCTCGCGATTCGCAACGACGTCGGCTTGCTCTCCGAAGAATACGACACGCACGAGCGCCGCCTACTCGGCAACTTCCCGCAAGCCTTCTCGCACGTCGGCTTGGTCAACAGCGCGTTCAACCTCGCCAAAGGCGCCGCCGCCCAACAGCGCGCCGACGGCGGCCCGATCGAGCCGCCGTAA
- a CDS encoding alpha/beta fold hydrolase yields MTTDDPAALLAALDAGEEHLLGEEMRSTLLAHGGRTRRVVVLLHGMTASPRTWRDFAQARYARGETVLIPRLPRHGHADRMTDALAGLTVDELRAQAQRIVATAAALADEIVVVGFSMGGVMALYLAQQDARVTRTIAIAPLLGIRPFPSAWLGALRGLLARAPRLFLWWNPFDRGRSDPPHGYPRYSTDALGAGLALAHELFAAARRAPPAAGDVEIVRNAGETGVNNGAIDRLVARWRRAGAARVRVLHLRGAGISHDVIEPELRGGPAPRFLPQLHALLDADLSEADASLDAY; encoded by the coding sequence GTGACGACCGACGATCCGGCTGCGCTGCTGGCCGCGCTCGATGCCGGTGAGGAGCATCTGCTGGGCGAGGAGATGCGCTCGACGCTGCTCGCCCACGGCGGCCGCACGCGGCGCGTCGTCGTGCTGCTGCACGGCATGACGGCCAGTCCACGAACGTGGCGCGACTTCGCGCAGGCACGGTACGCGCGCGGCGAGACCGTGCTGATCCCGCGCCTGCCGCGCCACGGCCACGCGGACCGGATGACCGATGCGCTGGCGGGGTTGACCGTCGACGAGCTGCGCGCGCAGGCGCAGCGGATCGTGGCCACGGCGGCCGCGCTGGCCGACGAGATCGTGGTGGTCGGGTTCTCCATGGGCGGCGTCATGGCGCTGTACCTCGCGCAACAGGATGCGCGCGTGACGCGCACGATCGCGATCGCGCCGCTGCTCGGTATTCGCCCGTTCCCCTCGGCATGGCTCGGCGCGCTGCGCGGCCTGCTCGCGCGCGCGCCGCGGCTGTTCCTGTGGTGGAACCCGTTCGATCGCGGTCGCAGCGACCCGCCGCACGGCTATCCGCGCTACTCGACCGACGCGCTGGGCGCGGGACTCGCGCTGGCGCACGAGCTGTTCGCCGCCGCGCGCCGCGCGCCGCCGGCCGCCGGGGACGTCGAGATCGTTCGTAACGCCGGGGAGACCGGCGTCAACAACGGTGCCATCGACCGGCTCGTCGCACGGTGGCGGCGCGCCGGCGCCGCGCGCGTGCGCGTGCTGCACTTGCGCGGCGCCGGCATCTCGCACGACGTCATCGAGCCCGAGCTGCGCGGCGGTCCCGCGCCGCGCTTCCTCCCGCAGCTGCACGCGCTGCTCGACGCCGATCTCAGCGAAGCCGACGCTTCCCTCGATGCGTACTAG
- a CDS encoding NUDIX hydrolase — MDVRKTRRVYEGRVVNLRVDTLPSPSGGTHDVEVVEHGGAVVVIVQPTPDTMLLVKQYRHPVGRETWEAVAGGMDPGESPVDAARRELREETGYVARDVRHLFSGYSAPGFCTELLHFCRAEGYEIGATDPDPDEQIEVGIFPVDELWSKIQRGELQDCKTQVAVLWALTARNAS; from the coding sequence ATGGACGTCCGCAAGACCCGCCGCGTCTACGAGGGCCGCGTCGTCAACCTGCGTGTCGACACGCTGCCCAGCCCGAGCGGGGGCACGCACGACGTCGAGGTCGTCGAGCACGGCGGCGCGGTGGTGGTGATCGTGCAGCCCACCCCTGACACCATGCTGCTCGTCAAGCAGTATCGACACCCGGTGGGACGGGAGACGTGGGAGGCGGTGGCCGGCGGGATGGATCCGGGCGAGAGCCCGGTCGACGCCGCGCGCCGCGAGCTGCGCGAGGAGACCGGCTACGTGGCGCGCGACGTCCGGCATCTCTTCTCGGGCTACTCGGCGCCCGGCTTTTGCACCGAGCTGCTGCACTTCTGCCGGGCCGAGGGGTACGAGATCGGCGCGACCGATCCCGATCCCGACGAGCAGATCGAGGTCGGTATCTTTCCCGTCGACGAGCTGTGGAGCAAGATTCAACGTGGGGAGCTGCAAGATTGCAAGACGCAGGTAGCGGTGCTGTGGGCGCTGACCGCGCGCAACGCGTCGTAG